From a region of the Corvus moneduloides isolate bCorMon1 chromosome 27, bCorMon1.pri, whole genome shotgun sequence genome:
- the IDO2 gene encoding indoleamine 2,3-dioxygenase 2 isoform X6, producing MPQLSTQHLRGREELHLAHLVLSCITMGYVWQEGEEGTVQVLPRNLAVPYWEVSQALGLPPILSHADFVLANWRRKDPNGPLEIENLDTIITLPGGESLRGFILVTLLVEKAAVPGIKAIIGALRAILQCDEETLHRALQELAGAIEAMSEALRRMHDYVDPEVFYTVIRIFLSGCLPAQDEGLHAPTPQSLCGGDPAGRVPEAARALLGGRAAPRRVQSLRVCTDRLQVLPHHHRHQVHHHCGGQSQGRPGRAEFQGWPLWGKAPFCPGGQRNRWVPHLQLPEEHQEHHQGGDDKCLTYLRVAQSGCRRPRGFGICLPFTSQDPKPPLSSSLPTCARLGREEHVRCC from the exons ATGCCACAGCTGAGCACCCAGCACCTCCGAGGACGTGAGGAGCTGCACTTGGCACACCTGGTGCTCAGCTGCATCACCATGGGCTACGTCTGGCAGGAGGGCGAGGAGGGCACCGTGCAG GTCCTGCCCCGAAATCTCGCCGTCCCCTACTGGGAGGTCTCGCAGGCCCTGGGCCTCCCGCCCATCCTCAGCCACGCAGACTTTGTGTTGGCCAACTGGAGGAGGAAGGACCCCAACGG GCCTCTGGAAATCGA GAACCTGGACACCATCATCACACTGCCTGGGGGAGAGAGCCTGCGGGGCTTCATCCTTGTCACCCTGCTTGTTGAGAAGGCAGCTGTGCCTGGCATTAAG GCAATCATCGGCGCCCTTCGTGCCATCCTGCAGTGTGATGAGGAGACCCtgcacagagccctgcaggagctggcaggggccATCGAGGCCATGAGTGAGGCGCTGAGGCGGATGCACG ACTATGTGGATCCAGAAGTATTCTACACTGTGATCCGGATCTTCCTCTCTGG CTGCCTTCCTGCACAGGATGAGGGACTACATGCCCCCACCCCACAGAGCCTTTGTGGAGGAGATCCAGCGGGCCGTGTCCCTGAAGCAGCACGTGCTCTCCTCGGGGGACGCGCGGCTCCGCGCCGCGTTCAATCGCTGCGTGTCTGCACTGACAGACTTCAGGTCCTACCACATCACCATCGTCACCAAGTACATCACCATTGCGGCGGCCAAAGCCAAGGCCGGCCGGGCAGAGCCGAATTCCAGGGCTGGCCCCTCTGGGGGAAAGCCCCCTTCTGCCCTGGAGGCCAAAGGAACCGGTGGGTCCCACATCTTCAGCTTCCTGAAGAGCATCAGGAACACCACCAGGGAGGGGATGATAAGTGCCTGACCTACCTGAGGGTTGCCCAAAGTGGGTGCAGGAGGCCAAGGGGCTTCGGTATCTGTCTGCCATTCACAAGCCAAGATCCAAAACctcccctcagcagcagccttcCCACCTGTGCACGTCTGGGACGGGAGGAGCATGTTCGGTGCTGTTGA
- the IDO2 gene encoding indoleamine 2,3-dioxygenase 2 isoform X5: protein MEASDDTEEPPLLLALTRFQVSEEFGFLLPDPLTELPAPYGPWMDIARELPQLIMSHQLRSHVHQVLPRNLAVPYWEVSQALGLPPILSHADFVLANWRRKDPNGPLEIENLDTIITLPGGESLRGFILVTLLVEKAAVPGIKAIIGALRAILQCDEETLHRALQELAGAIEAMSEALRRMHDYVDPEVFYTVIRIFLSGCLPAQDEGLHAPTPQSLCGGDPAGRVPEAARALLGGRAAPRRVQSLRVCTDRLQVLPHHHRHQVHHHCGGQSQGRPGRAEFQGWPLWGKAPFCPGGQRNRWVPHLQLPEEHQEHHQGGDDKCLTYLRVAQSGCRRPRGFGICLPFTSQDPKPPLSSSLPTCARLGREEHVRCC, encoded by the exons ATGGAGGCCAGCGATGACACGGAGGAACCCCCACTGCTTCTGGCACTGACCAGGTTTCAGGTCTCTGAGGAGTTTGGTTTCCTGCTTCCCGATCCTCTG ACAGAGCTGCCGGCACCCTACGGCCCCTGGATGGACATCGCTCGTGAACTGCCCCAGCTGATCATGAGCCATCAGCTCCGCTCACACGTTCACCAG GTCCTGCCCCGAAATCTCGCCGTCCCCTACTGGGAGGTCTCGCAGGCCCTGGGCCTCCCGCCCATCCTCAGCCACGCAGACTTTGTGTTGGCCAACTGGAGGAGGAAGGACCCCAACGG GCCTCTGGAAATCGA GAACCTGGACACCATCATCACACTGCCTGGGGGAGAGAGCCTGCGGGGCTTCATCCTTGTCACCCTGCTTGTTGAGAAGGCAGCTGTGCCTGGCATTAAG GCAATCATCGGCGCCCTTCGTGCCATCCTGCAGTGTGATGAGGAGACCCtgcacagagccctgcaggagctggcaggggccATCGAGGCCATGAGTGAGGCGCTGAGGCGGATGCACG ACTATGTGGATCCAGAAGTATTCTACACTGTGATCCGGATCTTCCTCTCTGG CTGCCTTCCTGCACAGGATGAGGGACTACATGCCCCCACCCCACAGAGCCTTTGTGGAGGAGATCCAGCGGGCCGTGTCCCTGAAGCAGCACGTGCTCTCCTCGGGGGACGCGCGGCTCCGCGCCGCGTTCAATCGCTGCGTGTCTGCACTGACAGACTTCAGGTCCTACCACATCACCATCGTCACCAAGTACATCACCATTGCGGCGGCCAAAGCCAAGGCCGGCCGGGCAGAGCCGAATTCCAGGGCTGGCCCCTCTGGGGGAAAGCCCCCTTCTGCCCTGGAGGCCAAAGGAACCGGTGGGTCCCACATCTTCAGCTTCCTGAAGAGCATCAGGAACACCACCAGGGAGGGGATGATAAGTGCCTGACCTACCTGAGGGTTGCCCAAAGTGGGTGCAGGAGGCCAAGGGGCTTCGGTATCTGTCTGCCATTCACAAGCCAAGATCCAAAACctcccctcagcagcagccttcCCACCTGTGCACGTCTGGGACGGGAGGAGCATGTTCGGTGCTGTTGA
- the IDO2 gene encoding indoleamine 2,3-dioxygenase 2 isoform X4: protein MPQEADRKIEGLTELPAPYGPWMDIARELPQLIMSHQLRSHVHQMPQLSTQHLRGREELHLAHLVLSCITMGYVWQEGEEGTVQVLPRNLAVPYWEVSQALGLPPILSHADFVLANWRRKDPNGPLEIENLDTIITLPGGESLRGFILVTLLVEKAAVPGIKAIIGALRAILQCDEETLHRALQELAGAIEAMSEALRRMHDYVDPEVFYTVIRIFLSGCLPAQDEGLHAPTPQSLCGGDPAGRVPEAARALLGGRAAPRRVQSLRVCTDRLQVLPHHHRHQVHHHCGGQSQGRPGRAEFQGWPLWGKAPFCPGGQRNRWVPHLQLPEEHQEHHQGGDDKCLTYLRVAQSGCRRPRGFGICLPFTSQDPKPPLSSSLPTCARLGREEHVRCC, encoded by the exons ATGCCACAGGAGGCAGACAGGAAAATAGAGGGGCTG ACAGAGCTGCCGGCACCCTACGGCCCCTGGATGGACATCGCTCGTGAACTGCCCCAGCTGATCATGAGCCATCAGCTCCGCTCACACGTTCACCAG ATGCCACAGCTGAGCACCCAGCACCTCCGAGGACGTGAGGAGCTGCACTTGGCACACCTGGTGCTCAGCTGCATCACCATGGGCTACGTCTGGCAGGAGGGCGAGGAGGGCACCGTGCAG GTCCTGCCCCGAAATCTCGCCGTCCCCTACTGGGAGGTCTCGCAGGCCCTGGGCCTCCCGCCCATCCTCAGCCACGCAGACTTTGTGTTGGCCAACTGGAGGAGGAAGGACCCCAACGG GCCTCTGGAAATCGA GAACCTGGACACCATCATCACACTGCCTGGGGGAGAGAGCCTGCGGGGCTTCATCCTTGTCACCCTGCTTGTTGAGAAGGCAGCTGTGCCTGGCATTAAG GCAATCATCGGCGCCCTTCGTGCCATCCTGCAGTGTGATGAGGAGACCCtgcacagagccctgcaggagctggcaggggccATCGAGGCCATGAGTGAGGCGCTGAGGCGGATGCACG ACTATGTGGATCCAGAAGTATTCTACACTGTGATCCGGATCTTCCTCTCTGG CTGCCTTCCTGCACAGGATGAGGGACTACATGCCCCCACCCCACAGAGCCTTTGTGGAGGAGATCCAGCGGGCCGTGTCCCTGAAGCAGCACGTGCTCTCCTCGGGGGACGCGCGGCTCCGCGCCGCGTTCAATCGCTGCGTGTCTGCACTGACAGACTTCAGGTCCTACCACATCACCATCGTCACCAAGTACATCACCATTGCGGCGGCCAAAGCCAAGGCCGGCCGGGCAGAGCCGAATTCCAGGGCTGGCCCCTCTGGGGGAAAGCCCCCTTCTGCCCTGGAGGCCAAAGGAACCGGTGGGTCCCACATCTTCAGCTTCCTGAAGAGCATCAGGAACACCACCAGGGAGGGGATGATAAGTGCCTGACCTACCTGAGGGTTGCCCAAAGTGGGTGCAGGAGGCCAAGGGGCTTCGGTATCTGTCTGCCATTCACAAGCCAAGATCCAAAACctcccctcagcagcagccttcCCACCTGTGCACGTCTGGGACGGGAGGAGCATGTTCGGTGCTGTTGA
- the IDO2 gene encoding indoleamine 2,3-dioxygenase 2 isoform X3 has product MALDVWGSWPPSSAELGTMTELPAPYGPWMDIARELPQLIMSHQLRSHVHQMPQLSTQHLRGREELHLAHLVLSCITMGYVWQEGEEGTVQVLPRNLAVPYWEVSQALGLPPILSHADFVLANWRRKDPNGPLEIENLDTIITLPGGESLRGFILVTLLVEKAAVPGIKAIIGALRAILQCDEETLHRALQELAGAIEAMSEALRRMHDYVDPEVFYTVIRIFLSGCLPAQDEGLHAPTPQSLCGGDPAGRVPEAARALLGGRAAPRRVQSLRVCTDRLQVLPHHHRHQVHHHCGGQSQGRPGRAEFQGWPLWGKAPFCPGGQRNRWVPHLQLPEEHQEHHQGGDDKCLTYLRVAQSGCRRPRGFGICLPFTSQDPKPPLSSSLPTCARLGREEHVRCC; this is encoded by the exons ATGGCTTTGGATGTGTGGGGCTCATGGCCcccctcctcagcagagctggggaccATG ACAGAGCTGCCGGCACCCTACGGCCCCTGGATGGACATCGCTCGTGAACTGCCCCAGCTGATCATGAGCCATCAGCTCCGCTCACACGTTCACCAG ATGCCACAGCTGAGCACCCAGCACCTCCGAGGACGTGAGGAGCTGCACTTGGCACACCTGGTGCTCAGCTGCATCACCATGGGCTACGTCTGGCAGGAGGGCGAGGAGGGCACCGTGCAG GTCCTGCCCCGAAATCTCGCCGTCCCCTACTGGGAGGTCTCGCAGGCCCTGGGCCTCCCGCCCATCCTCAGCCACGCAGACTTTGTGTTGGCCAACTGGAGGAGGAAGGACCCCAACGG GCCTCTGGAAATCGA GAACCTGGACACCATCATCACACTGCCTGGGGGAGAGAGCCTGCGGGGCTTCATCCTTGTCACCCTGCTTGTTGAGAAGGCAGCTGTGCCTGGCATTAAG GCAATCATCGGCGCCCTTCGTGCCATCCTGCAGTGTGATGAGGAGACCCtgcacagagccctgcaggagctggcaggggccATCGAGGCCATGAGTGAGGCGCTGAGGCGGATGCACG ACTATGTGGATCCAGAAGTATTCTACACTGTGATCCGGATCTTCCTCTCTGG CTGCCTTCCTGCACAGGATGAGGGACTACATGCCCCCACCCCACAGAGCCTTTGTGGAGGAGATCCAGCGGGCCGTGTCCCTGAAGCAGCACGTGCTCTCCTCGGGGGACGCGCGGCTCCGCGCCGCGTTCAATCGCTGCGTGTCTGCACTGACAGACTTCAGGTCCTACCACATCACCATCGTCACCAAGTACATCACCATTGCGGCGGCCAAAGCCAAGGCCGGCCGGGCAGAGCCGAATTCCAGGGCTGGCCCCTCTGGGGGAAAGCCCCCTTCTGCCCTGGAGGCCAAAGGAACCGGTGGGTCCCACATCTTCAGCTTCCTGAAGAGCATCAGGAACACCACCAGGGAGGGGATGATAAGTGCCTGACCTACCTGAGGGTTGCCCAAAGTGGGTGCAGGAGGCCAAGGGGCTTCGGTATCTGTCTGCCATTCACAAGCCAAGATCCAAAACctcccctcagcagcagccttcCCACCTGTGCACGTCTGGGACGGGAGGAGCATGTTCGGTGCTGTTGA
- the IDO2 gene encoding indoleamine 2,3-dioxygenase 2 isoform X2, translating into MEASDDTEEPPLLLALTRFQVSEEFGFLLPDPLTELPAPYGPWMDIARELPQLIMSHQLRSHVHQMPQLSTQHLRGREELHLAHLVLSCITMGYVWQEGEEGTVQVLPRNLAVPYWEVSQALGLPPILSHADFVLANWRRKDPNGPLEIENLDTIITLPGGESLRGFILVTLLVEKAAVPGIKAIIGALRAILQCDEETLHRALQELAGAIEAMSEALRRMHDYVDPEVFYTVIRIFLSGWKDNPAMPHGLIYEGVSQEPMAYSGGSAAQSTVLHAFDELLGICHHEDSAAFLHRMRDYMPPPHRAFVEEIQRAVSLKQHVLSSGDARLRAAFNRCVSALTDFRSYHITIVTKYITIAAAKAKAGRAEPNSRAGPSGGKPPSALEAKGTGGSHIFSFLKSIRNTTREGMISA; encoded by the exons ATGGAGGCCAGCGATGACACGGAGGAACCCCCACTGCTTCTGGCACTGACCAGGTTTCAGGTCTCTGAGGAGTTTGGTTTCCTGCTTCCCGATCCTCTG ACAGAGCTGCCGGCACCCTACGGCCCCTGGATGGACATCGCTCGTGAACTGCCCCAGCTGATCATGAGCCATCAGCTCCGCTCACACGTTCACCAG ATGCCACAGCTGAGCACCCAGCACCTCCGAGGACGTGAGGAGCTGCACTTGGCACACCTGGTGCTCAGCTGCATCACCATGGGCTACGTCTGGCAGGAGGGCGAGGAGGGCACCGTGCAG GTCCTGCCCCGAAATCTCGCCGTCCCCTACTGGGAGGTCTCGCAGGCCCTGGGCCTCCCGCCCATCCTCAGCCACGCAGACTTTGTGTTGGCCAACTGGAGGAGGAAGGACCCCAACGG GCCTCTGGAAATCGA GAACCTGGACACCATCATCACACTGCCTGGGGGAGAGAGCCTGCGGGGCTTCATCCTTGTCACCCTGCTTGTTGAGAAGGCAGCTGTGCCTGGCATTAAG GCAATCATCGGCGCCCTTCGTGCCATCCTGCAGTGTGATGAGGAGACCCtgcacagagccctgcaggagctggcaggggccATCGAGGCCATGAGTGAGGCGCTGAGGCGGATGCACG ACTATGTGGATCCAGAAGTATTCTACACTGTGATCCGGATCTTCCTCTCTGG CTGGAAGGACAACCCTGCCATGCCGCACGGGCTCATCTATGAGGGGGTGTCCCAGGAGCCCATGGCGTACTCGGGAGGCAGCGCGGCGCAGAGCACGGTCCTGCACGCCTTCGATGAGCTCCTGGGCATCTGCCACCATGAGGACAGTG CTGCCTTCCTGCACAGGATGAGGGACTACATGCCCCCACCCCACAGAGCCTTTGTGGAGGAGATCCAGCGGGCCGTGTCCCTGAAGCAGCACGTGCTCTCCTCGGGGGACGCGCGGCTCCGCGCCGCGTTCAATCGCTGCGTGTCTGCACTGACAGACTTCAGGTCCTACCACATCACCATCGTCACCAAGTACATCACCATTGCGGCGGCCAAAGCCAAGGCCGGCCGGGCAGAGCCGAATTCCAGGGCTGGCCCCTCTGGGGGAAAGCCCCCTTCTGCCCTGGAGGCCAAAGGAACCGGTGGGTCCCACATCTTCAGCTTCCTGAAGAGCATCAGGAACACCACCAGGGAGGGGATGATAAGTGCCTGA
- the IDO2 gene encoding indoleamine 2,3-dioxygenase 2 isoform X1 has translation MEASDDTEEPPLLLALTRFQVSEEFGFLLPDPLTELPAPYGPWMDIARELPQLIMSHQLRSHVHQMPQLSTQHLRGREELHLAHLVLSCITMGYVWQEGEEGTVQVLPRNLAVPYWEVSQALGLPPILSHADFVLANWRRKDPNGPLEIENLDTIITLPGGESLRGFILVTLLVEKAAVPGIKAIIGALRAILQCDEETLHRALQELAGAIEAMSEALRRMHDYVDPEVFYTVIRIFLSGCLPAQDEGLHAPTPQSLCGGDPAGRVPEAARALLGGRAAPRRVQSLRVCTDRLQVLPHHHRHQVHHHCGGQSQGRPGRAEFQGWPLWGKAPFCPGGQRNRWVPHLQLPEEHQEHHQGGDDKCLTYLRVAQSGCRRPRGFGICLPFTSQDPKPPLSSSLPTCARLGREEHVRCC, from the exons ATGGAGGCCAGCGATGACACGGAGGAACCCCCACTGCTTCTGGCACTGACCAGGTTTCAGGTCTCTGAGGAGTTTGGTTTCCTGCTTCCCGATCCTCTG ACAGAGCTGCCGGCACCCTACGGCCCCTGGATGGACATCGCTCGTGAACTGCCCCAGCTGATCATGAGCCATCAGCTCCGCTCACACGTTCACCAG ATGCCACAGCTGAGCACCCAGCACCTCCGAGGACGTGAGGAGCTGCACTTGGCACACCTGGTGCTCAGCTGCATCACCATGGGCTACGTCTGGCAGGAGGGCGAGGAGGGCACCGTGCAG GTCCTGCCCCGAAATCTCGCCGTCCCCTACTGGGAGGTCTCGCAGGCCCTGGGCCTCCCGCCCATCCTCAGCCACGCAGACTTTGTGTTGGCCAACTGGAGGAGGAAGGACCCCAACGG GCCTCTGGAAATCGA GAACCTGGACACCATCATCACACTGCCTGGGGGAGAGAGCCTGCGGGGCTTCATCCTTGTCACCCTGCTTGTTGAGAAGGCAGCTGTGCCTGGCATTAAG GCAATCATCGGCGCCCTTCGTGCCATCCTGCAGTGTGATGAGGAGACCCtgcacagagccctgcaggagctggcaggggccATCGAGGCCATGAGTGAGGCGCTGAGGCGGATGCACG ACTATGTGGATCCAGAAGTATTCTACACTGTGATCCGGATCTTCCTCTCTGG CTGCCTTCCTGCACAGGATGAGGGACTACATGCCCCCACCCCACAGAGCCTTTGTGGAGGAGATCCAGCGGGCCGTGTCCCTGAAGCAGCACGTGCTCTCCTCGGGGGACGCGCGGCTCCGCGCCGCGTTCAATCGCTGCGTGTCTGCACTGACAGACTTCAGGTCCTACCACATCACCATCGTCACCAAGTACATCACCATTGCGGCGGCCAAAGCCAAGGCCGGCCGGGCAGAGCCGAATTCCAGGGCTGGCCCCTCTGGGGGAAAGCCCCCTTCTGCCCTGGAGGCCAAAGGAACCGGTGGGTCCCACATCTTCAGCTTCCTGAAGAGCATCAGGAACACCACCAGGGAGGGGATGATAAGTGCCTGACCTACCTGAGGGTTGCCCAAAGTGGGTGCAGGAGGCCAAGGGGCTTCGGTATCTGTCTGCCATTCACAAGCCAAGATCCAAAACctcccctcagcagcagccttcCCACCTGTGCACGTCTGGGACGGGAGGAGCATGTTCGGTGCTGTTGA